In a genomic window of Trachemys scripta elegans isolate TJP31775 chromosome 12, CAS_Tse_1.0, whole genome shotgun sequence:
- the LOC117885470 gene encoding olfactory receptor 49-like, with protein MENQTVVMEFILLGFTNDHRLQLLICLVLLVAYLFTIAGNILIITITLVDRRLQTPMYYFLRNFSLLEISFTSVIIPKALANMALGGQTISLIGCFAQSVLYFILGTTEFLLLAVMSFDRYVAICNPLQYTAIMSGQVCTLLALGSWIGGILFIIAPMIVLFQLPFCGPNVINHFFCDSTPLIKLACADTWLIEYMGFITALLSVLGTLAITLVSYIKIVSTVMHVPSDQGRQKAFSTCISHITVVSITYGSCIFLYVKPMWSGGLDFSKAVAVLNTVVSPLLNPFIYSLRNRQVQEAVRKAIGSAVFCKDPNI; from the coding sequence ATGGAGAACCAAACTGTGGTGATGGAGTTCATCCTCTTGGGTTTCACCAATGACCACCGCCTACAGCTCCTGATTTGTCTGGTGCTCCTAGTCGCTTATCTCTTTACCATCGCGGGCAACATTCTTATCATCACTATCACCCTGGTGGACCGGCGTCTCCAAACCCCGATGTACTACTTCCTCCGGAACTTCTCCCTCCTGGAAATCAGCTTCACCTCTGTTATCATCCCAAAAGCATTGGCCAACATGGCATTAGGCGGTCAAACCATTTCTTTGATTGGGTGTTTTGCTCAATCCGTTCTCTATTTTATCCTGGGTACCACCGAGTTCCTTCTGTTAGCAGTCATGTCCTTTGATAGATATGTGGCCATCTGCAACCCTCTACAATACACAGCCATCATGAGCGGTCAAGTCTGCACTCTCTTGGCGTTGGGCTCCTGGATTGGAGGCATATTGTTTATTATTGCTCCGATGATTGTACTGTTCCAGTTGCCTTTCTGTGGCCCGAATGTGATtaaccatttcttctgtgataGCACACCATTGATTAAGCTTGCCTGTGCAGACACATGGCTCATAGAGTACATGGGCTTCATCACAGCTCTGCTTTCAGTGCTGGGCACTCTAGCGATCACCCTTGTGTCCTACATCAAGATCGTCTCCACCGTGATGCACGTCCCATCTGACCAGGGGAGACAGAAAGCTTTCTCCACCTGCATCTCTCACATCACTGTGGTCTCCATCACCTACGGGAGTTGCATCTTCTTGTACGTCAAACCTATGTGGAGTGGCGggctggacttcagcaaggctgtGGCTGTTCTCAACACGGTGGTGTCCCCTCTGCTCAACCCCTTCATATACAGCCTGAGGAACAGGCAAGTTCAGGAGGCAGTGAGGAAGGCCATTGGTAGTGCAGTGTTTTGTAAAGACCCCAATATTTAA